AAGATGCTGTTTTTATTCCTCCTGATCACCCACATATTAATAATTTGATGAGTGACCTTGAAAAATTCATTCATAATGAAAAAATACATGTACCTGATTTGATCAAGATTGGAATGGTTCACTATCAGTTTGAAACTATTCACCCCTTTTTGGATGGCAACGGCCGCATCGGCCGACTGCTGATTACGCTATACCTTGTCAGCCGGGGTATCATGGACAAACCACTGCTCTACCTGTCGAAATTTTTTGAGCGACACAAGGGAGTATACTATGATAACCTGATGCGGGTACGGGAGAATAATGATATGATCCATTGGTTGCGATATTTTCTCATTGGAGTTCGCGATACAGCTATTGAAGCTGCTGATACATTGGGAGCTGTTTTACAGCTGAAAAACGACATCGAAGCCAAAATTCGAGATCAGTGGGGACGGCGAACACGTTCTGCCCTGAACTTGTTGGAGCATTTGTTTGTGAATCCGGTTGTACAAATAAAAGATGTACAAAAGGTCTGTGGTCTCAGTGCCAAAGCAGCAGGTAACTTAGTTCAGAGTTTCGAAGATGCAGGTTTTTTAAATGAAGTCACCGGTCAAAGCAGAAACCGTATGTACCTTTTTAGTCCCTATCTGGATAAATTTAAAACATAGCATCAGAAATAAACCTTTTCACTGATGAATCAAATAGTTAGTACCCTCATTCAAAATCGCCATCACAATCCCTATTATTTGAACAATAGAAGATGTCTAATAAGGAAAGTTAACTTTAATACCACTTTCAATACTTACCATATTTTTCCACATCTTAAAGTCGGTTGTTAAGCTGACATTGTTGTTTAAGTTTAATACCAGTGAGGAATCTAAATGAATATTCAATAATTCATTTGATTTGAGATATACAGGATTGCTGATTCCGAAGGCAAGTTTAAATGTATCCGTGAAGAATATTCTCTGTTCTAATTTGGGTTCAATGATAATTGAAAAGGAATCATCTGTTATGTAAACGGGGTTGGCATTTAGCAGTAATGAAAAATTCCACTGATCATCAAATATTGAATATGAACGTCCGATCCCTGTAAATATCCCCATTGCAAATGAATCAATGTCATTTAAAAAATACCTTTGACCACCAAAACCAAGTGACCAGGAAGGTGAAGTATTAAAATGATTTACAGGTTGTCTGCTCTCTTGGTTGAAAACCCAGAACTCCTCAACAATGGCTCTGTCACTGAAGAGCATACTAAGGCTAAATACATTTATATAGTCGAATTTTGGATACGTAACCGATACATCGTTAAAATCGTGAAGTCCTAACCTTATATCTAAGTTTACATAGTTGTTTCCAAATTGATTGTACCCGTAGCTTGCCCCGAACCTACCCGGATGGTGAATTGTAAAATCCCTGGTGTTGAGGTGGGTAAAATCATAGTCACTGCTACTCTGAGATACCTTAAACCTTAATTCTTCAATAAATTTTCGTTTATTATTATCAATAGTTGTCGCGGTGTTGTTATATAACCATTCATACGTTTTCAAAAACTTGACGCGTTCCGTATTGCTTAATGAATCAGGTGCAGAATTGAATGACATGGCATTATCTAATTCTGTATAAATCGTCAACATTTGGCTTTCTACATTCTCAATCCAAAGAGGTTCTGATAATCGCTGAGCAATAACATCATCATTTAAAACTTGTTGAGGAAGTACCAAAAGTTTAGAGCTATACTCTTGATTAAAGACATAATGCAAAGCCTCACTAACTCGAGAAGCACAGTTTTTATCTGAAAAACGATACTGTCTCGCTTTCCCCCCTGTATGATTTATGTAGTCAGTAAATCGTTGTTTTTCGTGGCTTTCAAGATGAATTGGAAATAGCCATAAATCCCTTGATTCAGAATATGAATAATCCTGGATCATTTTATAGAATGGTAGAATCTCGAAATTACCTTCCAGATTTCCAATCAACCCATTATATAAGCTTGAGGCACCAGACTCGTCTTGTACATCTGCTGCGAAATTTATTGCATCCCACATCTGTAAGTTATCTGAATTGCTGGGTTCAGTTAATAAGAAAAGATGACCAAATGAAGATGATGGACTGGCAGGATATGGACCGGCGAAAACTATATATAGCTGATGGAAATCCGAAGAAAGTGAAGTGCTGTGATCTTCAGATCCATTTAAGACTTCTTGAGCAACTAAAGAATCTATAGGGATAAAAAAAAAGGTGAATATGGTTATCCATATCCACCTGAGGAAGTAATGATTCATCTTTGATTAGATTAGTTCAACTACTTCATTTCCGAAGATGATTTCATTGCCTTGAGAAAAAGCAAATTTTGACTTAATCAAATCAATAGATGCATCATCATAGGTAAGTTCTGCAAGATTGATTAGAGTTTTAAGATGCTCACCACCATCATTTCCTAAATCGACAGAAATATCAGTAATGTGAGTCATTGCATATTTTCTCAGTTCAAAACGTTGCATAAAGGCCGCGTCAGACTCGCCGTCTCTGTACATTTCAACTTGATAGCTTGAAGGTGAATATGAATATGCAGCTCCTGAAACAAAATCAGTCAAACTACCAATTGTTCCGCCAGAGATTATATTACCCCAAAATATGGGCTCCAGACTTTTGGAGAAGCTAAGAGTGTGAGTTCTATAACCATCTTTTTGAATAGTTAGAGCTTCTTTGTTTTTAGGTATTTCACCAACAAATGGAGTCGTGCCAATTTGAGCTCCTTCAAGATAGACTTGTGCTCCGTCTACATTTGAGTTTATGGTGACGGTCTGTTTAGTTCCTTGGGTCAGTGTTGCGCAACTTGCGATGACAAGGAAACTGATGATAGAAATCCCGAATAGTAGTGCGTTTTTCATAGTTACCGTAGTTTACTGTTTTGGTTTTGTTTGATTCTCAAACTCAAAGGGAATAAGCTGATGTCTTGATATCACAGGATGAATTTGATAGACAAAGTCAGACTGAATAGTTTGCCTTACTCATGCTTCTAAATTTATTTTTTATTTAGAAACGTGTTGAAAGGTTTACCCAAGCAGATTTCCCCGATGTTTATTAGAAGTTTCTAATATTGGGATAATTCAATAGACTAACAAATTAGAATCCTGCGTGTTCAAGTCGCCTAATGGATGTGGGAATTAAGTGGACACTTAAGATTGGAAAATGTAGTAGCCAAAAATGAAACCCGTTCACCGATGAAACAAATAGTTGGTACATGAGTGGGTACACTTTTCTTAAAATCGGCCTATATAGCATTCATAGTTA
Above is a genomic segment from Rhodohalobacter sp. SW132 containing:
- a CDS encoding Fic family protein, whose protein sequence is MDIETFKWGSWRQGNEYKYYLPEKINQPWKWDNSDINILLEEASMKLGELNSYARLVPNIDLFIQLHVTTEAVISSRIEGTQTNIDEALLPEEDVAPERRQDWQEVRNYTEALNTAIKSLESIPISSRLIRQTHGTLLSGVRGEHKLPGDFRASQNWIGGATLKDAVFIPPDHPHINNLMSDLEKFIHNEKIHVPDLIKIGMVHYQFETIHPFLDGNGRIGRLLITLYLVSRGIMDKPLLYLSKFFERHKGVYYDNLMRVRENNDMIHWLRYFLIGVRDTAIEAADTLGAVLQLKNDIEAKIRDQWGRRTRSALNLLEHLFVNPVVQIKDVQKVCGLSAKAAGNLVQSFEDAGFLNEVTGQSRNRMYLFSPYLDKFKT
- a CDS encoding PEGA domain-containing protein encodes the protein MKNALLFGISIISFLVIASCATLTQGTKQTVTINSNVDGAQVYLEGAQIGTTPFVGEIPKNKEALTIQKDGYRTHTLSFSKSLEPIFWGNIISGGTIGSLTDFVSGAAYSYSPSSYQVEMYRDGESDAAFMQRFELRKYAMTHITDISVDLGNDGGEHLKTLINLAELTYDDASIDLIKSKFAFSQGNEIIFGNEVVELI
- a CDS encoding DUF4105 domain-containing protein, whose amino-acid sequence is MNHYFLRWIWITIFTFFFIPIDSLVAQEVLNGSEDHSTSLSSDFHQLYIVFAGPYPASPSSSFGHLFLLTEPSNSDNLQMWDAINFAADVQDESGASSLYNGLIGNLEGNFEILPFYKMIQDYSYSESRDLWLFPIHLESHEKQRFTDYINHTGGKARQYRFSDKNCASRVSEALHYVFNQEYSSKLLVLPQQVLNDDVIAQRLSEPLWIENVESQMLTIYTELDNAMSFNSAPDSLSNTERVKFLKTYEWLYNNTATTIDNNKRKFIEELRFKVSQSSSDYDFTHLNTRDFTIHHPGRFGASYGYNQFGNNYVNLDIRLGLHDFNDVSVTYPKFDYINVFSLSMLFSDRAIVEEFWVFNQESRQPVNHFNTSPSWSLGFGGQRYFLNDIDSFAMGIFTGIGRSYSIFDDQWNFSLLLNANPVYITDDSFSIIIEPKLEQRIFFTDTFKLAFGISNPVYLKSNELLNIHLDSSLVLNLNNNVSLTTDFKMWKNMVSIESGIKVNFPY